The genomic stretch TTATTGGCCAAGGATCCTAAGGGCATAGGGAAACGCTTGCCAGTGAGAAGATGATAATTCTCTACGCAGTCTCCTCCAGCGTAGATATCGGGATCAGAGGTCTGAAGCCGATGGTTGACAACAATGCCGCCAAAGGGCCCAATCTCCAGACCGGCCTCTCGGGCCAGCTGACTGTTGGGCCTCACCCCTACAGACATGATCACCAGATCGGCCGGATAGACCCCCTCCTCGGCCACTACTGCCCTAACCTTGCCCGCCTCTCCCTTTATTTCTTTGATCCGGGAGTTGGTCACCACCTGGAGCCCCTTCTCCCGCAGATGGGCCTCAACCATCTTGGCCATCACTGGATCAACAATTCGGGGAAGTACCTGGGGCATGTATTCAAGGACCGTAACCTCAACCCCCCACAGATCGGCCAGGGCCTCGCTCATCTCCAGACCAATGGCCCCTCCACCGATGACCACAGCCTTTTCCACCTGGCCACTGGAGAGCCGATGTTTAATTTCGATAGCTTTATGAAGGTTGGCTATGGTAAAAACTCCATCAAGGTCGTTTCCGGGGATGGGAAGGACAAACGGCTGGCTCCCGGTAGCCAGAACTAGCTTATCGTAAGCAAGGGTCTCTTCTTTGCCCGAATCTAGATATTTGATATGGACAACCTTATTTTTTCTGTCGATGGAGGTGGCCAATGTCCTGGTAAGGACTTCGACCCCCTTGGCATCCCGGAAAAAGGACTCATCGCGGAGCATATGAAAGGTCGTCGAACGCAACTCCTTCTCATCGGTGATATCACCAGAAACATAGTAGGGAATGCCACAGCCTCCGTAGGAGATGAGATCATCCTTGTCAAGGAGAATAACCTCGGCATCTGGGCGAAGACGTTTGGCTCGACAGGCCGCTCGCGGACCAGCGGCCACCGCCCCTATGACGACAAATCTTTCGGACATGGCTGACCTCCCGGAGAGAAGTTCAAATTCAAATTATTTGTCTATCACAAATAATAAGTAAGGAGCAACCTGGACTGAGGGTTAATCCACTTTACTGGAGACAGATTTCAAACAAAAGGGAGGATGAATCATGAAAAAGGAGCGAATTCTTAAAAAGGAGTGGAAGAATTTTCTTAAGGAGTTCAATGGTGCTAATCAGTTTCGTCCGGTACGCCTCTTGGTTGACGAACATCTGGTGGCTGAAAATCTCCCGTTTATGGGGATTGCCTATGAAGAAAAGACCAAGACCGTCGAGTTCTACGTCGGAGGCATGGACGCTGACCACATCGATCACCTTATTCATTCTTTACGTTCCCCGCGGGCCATCTATGCCTTAAAAGAAGACGGCCGGCTTCTGGGTCTCGAGGTTCAATCAGCTAAAGATCCCAAGGCGGCCGTAGAGTTTATTGGCGAACCAGAGG from Thermosulfuriphilus ammonigenes encodes the following:
- a CDS encoding FAD-dependent oxidoreductase; the encoded protein is MSERFVVIGAVAAGPRAACRAKRLRPDAEVILLDKDDLISYGGCGIPYYVSGDITDEKELRSTTFHMLRDESFFRDAKGVEVLTRTLATSIDRKNKVVHIKYLDSGKEETLAYDKLVLATGSQPFVLPIPGNDLDGVFTIANLHKAIEIKHRLSSGQVEKAVVIGGGAIGLEMSEALADLWGVEVTVLEYMPQVLPRIVDPVMAKMVEAHLREKGLQVVTNSRIKEIKGEAGKVRAVVAEEGVYPADLVIMSVGVRPNSQLAREAGLEIGPFGGIVVNHRLQTSDPDIYAGGDCVENYHLLTGKRFPMPLGSLANKHGRIIGTNLAGGTEIFEGCLGSFVMKVFDLSVAGTGLSLQWARQEGFPAAHALHNQTDRAHFFPGSAIIHLQMVFDPRTQRVLGVQGLGPAGDAVFARVGMAAALIRQKATIADFSSFEVPYAPPFANAMDALNALANVADNIVSGRMRTIEVDEAVARLYSGDEMALFVDLRHKKEAEPYEARYPGRWIWMAYNDVRRRYQELPSDKDLLLVCNSGMRSYEVQRFLDQVGLKRNWVIHGGMNVLRRQGVDLLK
- a CDS encoding DUF2934 domain-containing protein, coding for MKKERILKKEWKNFLKEFNGANQFRPVRLLVDEHLVAENLPFMGIAYEEKTKTVEFYVGGMDADHIDHLIHSLRSPRAIYALKEDGRLLGLEVQSAKDPKAAVEFIGEPEEAQRTKHELIQKIAYSLYEKRGREAGREKEDWYQAEELVAKMAKRFI